Proteins found in one Strigops habroptila isolate Jane chromosome 21, bStrHab1.2.pri, whole genome shotgun sequence genomic segment:
- the ANK1 gene encoding ankyrin-1 isoform X2 yields the protein MAARKGRSGPDVAADAATSFLRAARSGNLDKALDHLRNGVDINTCNQNGLNALHLASKEGHVKMVVELLHKEIVLETTTKKGNTALHIAALAGQQDVVRELVNYGANVNAQSQKGFTPLYMAAQENHLEVVKFLLENGANQNVATEDGFTPLAVALQQGHENVVAHLINYGTKGKVRLPALHIAARNDDTRTAAVLLQNDPNADVLSKTGFTPLHIAAHYENLSVAQLLLNRGASVNFTPQNGITPLHIASRRGNIIMVRLLLDRGAQIETRTKDELTPLHCAARNGHVRIAEILLDHGAPIQAKTKNGLSPMHMAAQGDHLDCVRLLLQYGAEIDDITLDHLTPLHVAAHCGHHRVAKLLVEKGAKPNSRALNGFTPLHIACKKNHIRVMELLLKTGASIDAVTESGLTPLHVAAFMGHLPIVKTLLQRGASPNVSNVKVETPLHMAARAGHTDVAKYLLQNKAKANAKAKDDQTPLHCAARIGHTGMVQLLLENGADPNLATTAGHTPLHITAREGHVDTALALLEKGASQTCMTKKGFTPLHVAAKYGKVDVAELLLAREAHPNAAGKNGLTPLHVAVHHNNLEIVKLLLPKGSSPHSSAWNGYTPLHIAAKQNQMEVARSLLQYGASANAESMQGVTPLHLASQEGHADMVTLLFSKHANGNLGNKSGLTPLHLVAQEGHVLVADVLVKHGVTVDATTRMGYTPLHVASHYGNIKLVKFLLQHQADVNAKTKLGYTPLHQAAQQGHTDVVTLLLKHGASPNEISTNGTTPLAIAKRLGYISVTDVLKIVTEETDILSVGDKHRMSFPETVDEILDVSEDEGTAHVTVMEEELMVPKPRTPDSRDQEGKREMLEFVTTATLDQTMEFPAIPQVPCVTPETVVTRAEDTEQPSKEFDEDSLIPSSPATETSDNISPVASPVHTGFLVSFMVDARGGSMRGSRHHGLRVVIPPRACAAPTRITCRLVKPQKLPGPPPLAEEEGLASRIIALGPAGAQFLSPVIVEIPHFASYGRRDRELVVLRSENGSVWKEHRNRYEESYMEQLLNGMDEELESLEDLDKKRVCRIITTDFPLYFVVMSRICQDCDMIGPEGGCLKSTLVPMVQATFPDTAVTKRVRLALQAQPVPDELVTKLLGNQATFSPIVTVEPRRRKFHRPIGLRIPLPPSWKDNPRDSGEGDTTSLRLLCSVIGGTAQAQWEDITGTTKLIYENECANFTTNVSARFWLADCPRTAEAVHFATMLYKELTAVPYMAKFVVFAKMNDAREGRLRCYCMTDDKVDKTLEQHENFTEVARSRDIEVVEGMPLHVELSGNLVPVKKATQPRTLLFQSFRENCLAIPIKVRDSSREASGSLSFLRKAMKYEDLQHVLCHLNISIPPCSKGSGSEERRRTLTLLSLRERYSMLSETSFGSLSSTDKADQKIVDIAEQLGLSWAELARELQFGVDEINRIRVENPNSLLEQSLALLNLWVSREGKSVNMESLYTALRNIDRGEIVNMLEGSGRQSRSLKGSWRYTERDYSLSPSQMNGYASLQDELLSPASLHYTLPSPLRADQYWNEVAIMDAIPVAATEQDALMEMSDMQVWSSGLTPSLVTAEDSSLECSKAEDSDATSEGRFPGQLLADAHGPDHMGSMDLVEDDTVDSDAMNGLIDLLEQEEGQRPEGKIPTGDRQTETGEQEPESEVSFVSVQQKVQARITTSPTITHIMERSEDRLRDWNAEGSFISCLQDLTEGSWQEGVTRSLLPAHTTASGAQGQEQEQVLVPAVELMRVSSTEDSDWQPQHPTGSWQEEADSHFFGQVRGNEVLHLPGEQVTEEQFTDDHGNIITKKVIRKVVRQLGPGDTQEQEELILEGDTQDLEAEDDHFMKYRDGLGAILHRDGLGAKEEVRTRVPKPEFSGGRMGAQIVKRASLKRGKQ from the exons ATGGCAGCACGAAAGGGCAGGTCCGGTCCAGACGTGGCT gcCGATGCTGCGACCAGTTTCTTGAGAGCTGCAAGATCCGGGAATCTGGACAAAGCCTTGGATCACCTCAGGAATGGGGTAGATATTAACACCTGTAACCAG AATGGGCTGAACGCCTTGCATCTGGCCTCCAAGGAGGGCCACGTGAAGATGGTGGTGGAGCTGCTGCACAAGGAGATTGTTTTGGAGACAACGACCAAG AAGGggaacacagctctgcacaTCGCTGCCCTGGCTGGACAACAGGACGTGGTCCGGGAGCTGGTGAACTACGGGGCCAATGTCAATGCACAATCACAG AAAGGCTTCACACCCCTCTACATGGCAGCGCAGGAAAACCACCTGGAAGTTGTCAAGTTCTTGCTGGAAAACGGAGCCAACCAGAATGTAGCCACAGAG GACGGCTTCACACCActggctgtggctctgcagcaaGGGCATGAGAACGTGGTTGCCCACCTTATCAACTATGGGACGAAGGGGAAGGTCCGCCTGCCCGCCCTGCACATCGCAGCCCGCAACGACGACACTCGCACGGCCGCCGTGCTGCTGCAGAATGACCCCAATGCCGACGTCCTCTCCAAG ACTGGATTTACCCCCTTGCACATTGCAGCCCATTACGAGAATCTCAGCGTGGCCCAATTACTGCTGAACCGTGGCGCCAGTGTCAACTTCACACCCCAG AATGGGATCACTCCCCTGCACATAGCCTCGCGCCGGGGCAACATCATCATGGTGCGGCTACTGCTGGACCGCGGCGCCCAGATAGAGACGAGGACCAAG gACGAGCTGACCCCTCTCCACTGCGCAGCTCGCAATGGACACGTGCGAATTGCAGAGATCCTGCTGGACCACGGCGCTCCCATTCAAGCCAAAACCAAG AACGGCTTGTCGCCGATGCACATGGCAGCGCAGGGCGACCACCTGGACTGCGTGCGCCTGCTCCTGCAGTACGGCGCTGAGATCGACGACATCACCCTGGACCACCTCACGCCGCTGCACGTGGCCGCGCACTGCGGGCATCACCGCGTGGCCAAGCTGCTGGTGGAGAAGGGGGCCAAGCCCAACTCCCGAGCGCTG AACGGCTTCACACCCCTCCACATCGCCTGCAAGAAGAACCACATCCGGGtaatggagctgctgctgaagacgGGAGCATCCATTGACGCCGTCACCGAG tctGGCCTGACCCCCCTGCATGTGGCCGCCTTCATGGGGCACCTGCCCATCGTCAAGACCCTGCTGCAGCGTGGAGCCTCTCCTAACGTGTCCAATGTG AAAGTGGAGACACCCCTACACAtggcagccagagctgggcacaCGGATGTGGCAAAGTACCTGCTGCAGAACAAAGCCAAAGCCAACGCCAAGGCCAAG GACGACCAGACCCCTCTGCACTGTGCTGCACGCATCGGCCACACTGGCATggtccagctcctgctggagaACGGCGCCGATCCCAACCTGGCCACCACGGCGGGGCACACACCACTGCACATCACCGCCAGAGAAGGGCATGTGGACAcggccctggccctgctggagAAGGGGGCCTCACAGACCTGCATGACCAAG AAAGGATTTACCCCTCTCCACGTTGCAGCCAAGTACGGCAAGGTGGACGTGgcggagctgctgctggcacgCGAAGCTCACCCCAATGCAGCTGGGAAG aaCGGCCTGACCCCGCTGCATGTGGCTGTGCACCACAACAACCTGGAGATCgtcaagctgctgcttcccaagggGAGCTCCCCGCACAGCTCAGCATGG aACGGGTACACCCCCCTGCACATTGCTGCCAAGCAGAACCAGATGGAGGTGGCCAGGAGCTTGCTGCAGTACGGGGCTTCTGCAAACGCAGAGTCCATGCAGGGAGTCACCCCCCTGCATCTGGCATCCCAGGAGGGGCACGCGGACATGGTGACACTGCTCTTCTCCAAACACGCCAACGGCAACCTAGGCAACAAG AGTGGCCTCACTCCTCTCCACCTCGTGGCCCAAGAGGGACATGTGCTGGTTGCTGATGTTCTGGTGAAACACGGAGTCACAGTGGACGCAACGACCAGG atggGCTATACCCCACTGCATGTGGCCAGCCACTATGGGAACATCAAGCTGGTGAAGTTTTTGCTGCAGCATCAGGCTGATGTCAACGCCAAGACTAAG CTCGGCTACACCCCTCTGcaccaggcagcacagcagggccACACGGACGTGGTGACATTGCTGCTGAAGCACGGCGCCTCTCCCAACGAGATCAGCACC AATGGCACCACTCCTCTGGCCATCGCAAAGCGGCTGGGCTACATTTCGGTCACAGACGTGCTCAAGATCGTCACGGAGGAAACAGACATCCTG tcTGTTGGTGACAAGCACCGCATGAGCTTCCCAGAGACTGTAGACGAGATTCTGGATGTGTCAGAGGACGAAG GCACTGCTCATGTCACAGTAATGG AGGAGGAGCTGATGGTGCCAAAGCCCAGGACACCAGATTCCAGGGACCAGGAGGGCAagagggagatgctggagtTTGTGACTACAGCGACACTGGACCAAAC GATGGAGTTTCCAGCCATCCCGCAGGTCCCCTGCGTCACGCCTGAGACTGTGGTGACCAGAGCAGAGGACACTGAGCAG CCTTCCAAGGAGTTCGATGAGGACTCGCTGATCCCCAGCAGCCCCGCCACGGAGACCTCAGATAACATCAGCCCCGTGGCCAGCCCGGTGCACACAGG GTTCCTGGTGAGCTTCATGGTGGATGCCCGCGGCGGGTCCATGCGGGGCAGCCGGCACCACGGGCTGCGCGTGGTCATCCCGCCCCGCGCCTGCGCCGCGCCGACCCGCATCACTTGCCGCCTGGTGAAGCCGCAGAAGCTGCCCGGGCCCCCTCCGCTGGCTGAGGAGGAGGGTCTGGCCAGCAGGATCATCGCCTTGGGACCCGCCGGTGCCCAGTTCCTCAG CCCTGTCATTGTGGAGATCCCACACTTTGCCTCTTATGGGCGCCGAGACCGGGAGCTGGTGGTGTTGCGCAGCGAGAACGGCTCTGTCTGGAAGGAGCACCGCAACCGCTATGAGGAGAGCTACATGGAGCAGCTGCTCAATGGCATGGATGAAG AGCTGGAGAGCTTGGAGGACCTGGACAAGAAGAGGGTCTGCCGCATCATCACCACCGACTTCCCTCTCTACTTCGTGGTCATGTCACGGATTTGCCAGGACTGTGACATGATCGGCCCCGAGGGAGGCTGTTTGAAAAGCACACTGGTGCCCATGGTCCAGGCCACCTTCCCAGACACGGCTGTCACCAAGCGAGTGAGGCTGGCCCTGCAG GCGCAGCCCGTGCCCGACGAGCTGGTGACAAAGCTGCTGGGGAACCAAGCAACCTTCAGCCCCATCGTCACGGTGGAGCCGCGCCGGAGGAAGTTCCACCGCCCCATCGGCCTCCGCATCCCACTGCCACCGTCCTGGAAAGACAACCCCCGAGACAGCGGCGAGGGTGACACCACGAGCCTGCgcctgctctgcagtgtgaTCG gagggacagCCCAAGCCCAGTGGGAAGACATAACAGGCACCACGAAGCTGATCTATGAAAACGAGTGTGCTAACTTTACCACCAACGTGTCTGCGAG GTTCTGGCTGGCCGACTGCCCGCGCACAGCCGAGGCCGTGCACTTTGCCACCATGCTGTACAAGGAGCTGACGGCCGTGCCCTACATGGCCAAGTTCGTGGTGTTTGCCAAGATGAACGATGCCCGGGAGGGCCGGCTCCGCTGCTACTGCATGACTGATGACAAGGTGGACAAGACTTTAGAGCAGCATGAAAACTTCACCGAGGTGGCCCGCAGCAGGGACATTGAG GTGGTGGAGGGGATGCCTTTGCATGTTGAGCTCTCAGGGAACCTGGTGCCCGTCAAGAAGGCCACTCAGCCCCGCACCTTGCTCTTCCAGTCCTTCAGGGAGAACTGTCTAGCCATCCCCATCAAG GTTCGGGACAGCAGCCGGGAAGCCAGCGGTTCCCTGTCTTTCTTGCGCAAGGCCATGAAGTATGAGGACCTCCAGCATGTGCTGTGCCACCTGAACATCAGCATCCCACCCTGCAGCAAG ggaagtGGCAGTGAGGAGCGGAGGAGGACGCTGACGCTGTTGTCTCTGCGGGAGCGATACAGCATGCTAAGTGAGACCAGTTTCG gCTCCCTGAGCAGCACGGACAAGGCAGACCAGAAGATAGTCGACATAGCAGAGCAATTGGGCCTCAGCTGGGCTG AGCTGGCACGTGAGCTGCAGTTTGGGGTGGATGAGATCAACAGGATACGCGTGGAGAACCCCAACtccctgctggagcagagcttaGCCTTACTCAACCTCTGGGTCAGCCGCGAGGGCAAGAGTGTCAACA TGGAGAGTCTGTACACGGCGCTGCGGAACATCGACCGCGGCGAGATtgtcaacatgctggagggcTCCGGGAGGCAGAGCCGCAGCCTGAAGGGCAGCTGGCGCTACACGGAGAGGGACTATTCCCTGTCACCATCCCAGATGAATG GTTACGCTTCGCTGCAGGACGAGCTGCTGTCCCCTGCCTCCCTGCATTACACGCTGCCATCCCCGCTGCGCGCCGACCAGTACTGGAATGAGGTGGCCATCATGGATGCTATCCCCGTGGCTGCCACCGAGCAGGATGCCCTGATGGAGATGTCCGACATGCAGGTGTGGTCCTCGGGGCTCACCCCCTCACTGGTGACTGCTGAGGACTCCTCTCTGGAGTGCAGCAAGGCTGAGGACTCGGATGCCACAAGCGAAGGCCGGTTCCCAGGGCAGCTTCTAGCAGATGCGCATGGCCCAGACCACATGGGCTCTATGGACCTGGTTGAGGATGACACAGTGGACTCAGATGCTATGAATGGCCTGATTGACCTTCTAGAGCAGGAGGAGGGGCAGAGGCCAGAGGGGAAGATACCAACCGGTGATCGCCAGACAGAGACTGGGGAACAAGAACCGGAGAGTGAAGtctcttttgtttcagttcagcAGAAGGTGCAAGCCAGGATCACAACATCACCTACCATTACCCACATCATGGAGAGGAGCGAAGACAG GCTGAGGGACTGGAATGCAGAAGGCTCCTTTATCTCCTGCCTACAGGACCTGACAGAGGGCTCCTGGCAGGAGGGGGTCACCCGAAGCCTGCTCCCAGCGCACACCACGGCCTCCGGGGCACAGGGCCAGGAGCAAGAGCAGGTCCTGGTGCCGGCCGTGGAGCTGATGCGGGTCAGCTCCACAGAGGACAGCGActggcagccccagcaccccacaggcagctggcaggaggaggcagacagccacttctttgggcaagtGAGG GGGAATGAAGTCCTTCACCTCCCTGGAGAGCAGGTGACGGAGGAGCAGTTCACGGATGATCACGGCAATATCATCACCAAGAAG
- the ANK1 gene encoding ankyrin-1 isoform X1 — MPCLHCLRADAATSFLRAARSGNLDKALDHLRNGVDINTCNQNGLNALHLASKEGHVKMVVELLHKEIVLETTTKKGNTALHIAALAGQQDVVRELVNYGANVNAQSQKGFTPLYMAAQENHLEVVKFLLENGANQNVATEDGFTPLAVALQQGHENVVAHLINYGTKGKVRLPALHIAARNDDTRTAAVLLQNDPNADVLSKTGFTPLHIAAHYENLSVAQLLLNRGASVNFTPQNGITPLHIASRRGNIIMVRLLLDRGAQIETRTKDELTPLHCAARNGHVRIAEILLDHGAPIQAKTKNGLSPMHMAAQGDHLDCVRLLLQYGAEIDDITLDHLTPLHVAAHCGHHRVAKLLVEKGAKPNSRALNGFTPLHIACKKNHIRVMELLLKTGASIDAVTESGLTPLHVAAFMGHLPIVKTLLQRGASPNVSNVKVETPLHMAARAGHTDVAKYLLQNKAKANAKAKDDQTPLHCAARIGHTGMVQLLLENGADPNLATTAGHTPLHITAREGHVDTALALLEKGASQTCMTKKGFTPLHVAAKYGKVDVAELLLAREAHPNAAGKNGLTPLHVAVHHNNLEIVKLLLPKGSSPHSSAWNGYTPLHIAAKQNQMEVARSLLQYGASANAESMQGVTPLHLASQEGHADMVTLLFSKHANGNLGNKSGLTPLHLVAQEGHVLVADVLVKHGVTVDATTRMGYTPLHVASHYGNIKLVKFLLQHQADVNAKTKLGYTPLHQAAQQGHTDVVTLLLKHGASPNEISTNGTTPLAIAKRLGYISVTDVLKIVTEETDILSVGDKHRMSFPETVDEILDVSEDEGTAHVTVMEEELMVPKPRTPDSRDQEGKREMLEFVTTATLDQTPGTPWVQPGAERLRAATSVLSLPSSVRMEFPAIPQVPCVTPETVVTRAEDTEQPSKEFDEDSLIPSSPATETSDNISPVASPVHTGFLVSFMVDARGGSMRGSRHHGLRVVIPPRACAAPTRITCRLVKPQKLPGPPPLAEEEGLASRIIALGPAGAQFLSPVIVEIPHFASYGRRDRELVVLRSENGSVWKEHRNRYEESYMEQLLNGMDEELESLEDLDKKRVCRIITTDFPLYFVVMSRICQDCDMIGPEGGCLKSTLVPMVQATFPDTAVTKRVRLALQAQPVPDELVTKLLGNQATFSPIVTVEPRRRKFHRPIGLRIPLPPSWKDNPRDSGEGDTTSLRLLCSVIGGTAQAQWEDITGTTKLIYENECANFTTNVSARFWLADCPRTAEAVHFATMLYKELTAVPYMAKFVVFAKMNDAREGRLRCYCMTDDKVDKTLEQHENFTEVARSRDIEVVEGMPLHVELSGNLVPVKKATQPRTLLFQSFRENCLAIPIKVRDSSREASGSLSFLRKAMKYEDLQHVLCHLNISIPPCSKGSGSEERRRTLTLLSLRERYSMLSETSFGSLSSTDKADQKIVDIAEQLGLSWAELARELQFGVDEINRIRVENPNSLLEQSLALLNLWVSREGKSVNMESLYTALRNIDRGEIVNMLEGSGRQSRSLKGSWRYTERDYSLSPSQMNGYASLQDELLSPASLHYTLPSPLRADQYWNEVAIMDAIPVAATEQDALMEMSDMQVWSSGLTPSLVTAEDSSLECSKAEDSDATSEGRFPGQLLADAHGPDHMGSMDLVEDDTVDSDAMNGLIDLLEQEEGQRPEGKIPTGDRQTETGEQEPESEVSFVSVQQKVQARITTSPTITHIMERSEDRLRDWNAEGSFISCLQDLTEGSWQEGVTRSLLPAHTTASGAQGQEQEQVLVPAVELMRVSSTEDSDWQPQHPTGSWQEEADSHFFGQVRGNEVLHLPGEQVTEEQFTDDHGNIITKKVIRKVVRQLGPGDTQEQEELILEGDTQDLEAEDDHFMKYRDGLGAILHRDGLGAKEEVRTRVPKPEFSGGRMGAQIVKRASLKRGKQ; from the exons ATGCCATGCCTGCATTGCTTGAGG gcCGATGCTGCGACCAGTTTCTTGAGAGCTGCAAGATCCGGGAATCTGGACAAAGCCTTGGATCACCTCAGGAATGGGGTAGATATTAACACCTGTAACCAG AATGGGCTGAACGCCTTGCATCTGGCCTCCAAGGAGGGCCACGTGAAGATGGTGGTGGAGCTGCTGCACAAGGAGATTGTTTTGGAGACAACGACCAAG AAGGggaacacagctctgcacaTCGCTGCCCTGGCTGGACAACAGGACGTGGTCCGGGAGCTGGTGAACTACGGGGCCAATGTCAATGCACAATCACAG AAAGGCTTCACACCCCTCTACATGGCAGCGCAGGAAAACCACCTGGAAGTTGTCAAGTTCTTGCTGGAAAACGGAGCCAACCAGAATGTAGCCACAGAG GACGGCTTCACACCActggctgtggctctgcagcaaGGGCATGAGAACGTGGTTGCCCACCTTATCAACTATGGGACGAAGGGGAAGGTCCGCCTGCCCGCCCTGCACATCGCAGCCCGCAACGACGACACTCGCACGGCCGCCGTGCTGCTGCAGAATGACCCCAATGCCGACGTCCTCTCCAAG ACTGGATTTACCCCCTTGCACATTGCAGCCCATTACGAGAATCTCAGCGTGGCCCAATTACTGCTGAACCGTGGCGCCAGTGTCAACTTCACACCCCAG AATGGGATCACTCCCCTGCACATAGCCTCGCGCCGGGGCAACATCATCATGGTGCGGCTACTGCTGGACCGCGGCGCCCAGATAGAGACGAGGACCAAG gACGAGCTGACCCCTCTCCACTGCGCAGCTCGCAATGGACACGTGCGAATTGCAGAGATCCTGCTGGACCACGGCGCTCCCATTCAAGCCAAAACCAAG AACGGCTTGTCGCCGATGCACATGGCAGCGCAGGGCGACCACCTGGACTGCGTGCGCCTGCTCCTGCAGTACGGCGCTGAGATCGACGACATCACCCTGGACCACCTCACGCCGCTGCACGTGGCCGCGCACTGCGGGCATCACCGCGTGGCCAAGCTGCTGGTGGAGAAGGGGGCCAAGCCCAACTCCCGAGCGCTG AACGGCTTCACACCCCTCCACATCGCCTGCAAGAAGAACCACATCCGGGtaatggagctgctgctgaagacgGGAGCATCCATTGACGCCGTCACCGAG tctGGCCTGACCCCCCTGCATGTGGCCGCCTTCATGGGGCACCTGCCCATCGTCAAGACCCTGCTGCAGCGTGGAGCCTCTCCTAACGTGTCCAATGTG AAAGTGGAGACACCCCTACACAtggcagccagagctgggcacaCGGATGTGGCAAAGTACCTGCTGCAGAACAAAGCCAAAGCCAACGCCAAGGCCAAG GACGACCAGACCCCTCTGCACTGTGCTGCACGCATCGGCCACACTGGCATggtccagctcctgctggagaACGGCGCCGATCCCAACCTGGCCACCACGGCGGGGCACACACCACTGCACATCACCGCCAGAGAAGGGCATGTGGACAcggccctggccctgctggagAAGGGGGCCTCACAGACCTGCATGACCAAG AAAGGATTTACCCCTCTCCACGTTGCAGCCAAGTACGGCAAGGTGGACGTGgcggagctgctgctggcacgCGAAGCTCACCCCAATGCAGCTGGGAAG aaCGGCCTGACCCCGCTGCATGTGGCTGTGCACCACAACAACCTGGAGATCgtcaagctgctgcttcccaagggGAGCTCCCCGCACAGCTCAGCATGG aACGGGTACACCCCCCTGCACATTGCTGCCAAGCAGAACCAGATGGAGGTGGCCAGGAGCTTGCTGCAGTACGGGGCTTCTGCAAACGCAGAGTCCATGCAGGGAGTCACCCCCCTGCATCTGGCATCCCAGGAGGGGCACGCGGACATGGTGACACTGCTCTTCTCCAAACACGCCAACGGCAACCTAGGCAACAAG AGTGGCCTCACTCCTCTCCACCTCGTGGCCCAAGAGGGACATGTGCTGGTTGCTGATGTTCTGGTGAAACACGGAGTCACAGTGGACGCAACGACCAGG atggGCTATACCCCACTGCATGTGGCCAGCCACTATGGGAACATCAAGCTGGTGAAGTTTTTGCTGCAGCATCAGGCTGATGTCAACGCCAAGACTAAG CTCGGCTACACCCCTCTGcaccaggcagcacagcagggccACACGGACGTGGTGACATTGCTGCTGAAGCACGGCGCCTCTCCCAACGAGATCAGCACC AATGGCACCACTCCTCTGGCCATCGCAAAGCGGCTGGGCTACATTTCGGTCACAGACGTGCTCAAGATCGTCACGGAGGAAACAGACATCCTG tcTGTTGGTGACAAGCACCGCATGAGCTTCCCAGAGACTGTAGACGAGATTCTGGATGTGTCAGAGGACGAAG GCACTGCTCATGTCACAGTAATGG AGGAGGAGCTGATGGTGCCAAAGCCCAGGACACCAGATTCCAGGGACCAGGAGGGCAagagggagatgctggagtTTGTGACTACAGCGACACTGGACCAAAC CCCTGGGACTCCCTGGGTACAGCCAGGGGCTGAGAGGCTCAGGGCTGCCACTTCAGTGCTGTCATTGCCCTCTTCTGTCAGGATGGAGTTTCCAGCCATCCCGCAGGTCCCCTGCGTCACGCCTGAGACTGTGGTGACCAGAGCAGAGGACACTGAGCAG CCTTCCAAGGAGTTCGATGAGGACTCGCTGATCCCCAGCAGCCCCGCCACGGAGACCTCAGATAACATCAGCCCCGTGGCCAGCCCGGTGCACACAGG GTTCCTGGTGAGCTTCATGGTGGATGCCCGCGGCGGGTCCATGCGGGGCAGCCGGCACCACGGGCTGCGCGTGGTCATCCCGCCCCGCGCCTGCGCCGCGCCGACCCGCATCACTTGCCGCCTGGTGAAGCCGCAGAAGCTGCCCGGGCCCCCTCCGCTGGCTGAGGAGGAGGGTCTGGCCAGCAGGATCATCGCCTTGGGACCCGCCGGTGCCCAGTTCCTCAG CCCTGTCATTGTGGAGATCCCACACTTTGCCTCTTATGGGCGCCGAGACCGGGAGCTGGTGGTGTTGCGCAGCGAGAACGGCTCTGTCTGGAAGGAGCACCGCAACCGCTATGAGGAGAGCTACATGGAGCAGCTGCTCAATGGCATGGATGAAG AGCTGGAGAGCTTGGAGGACCTGGACAAGAAGAGGGTCTGCCGCATCATCACCACCGACTTCCCTCTCTACTTCGTGGTCATGTCACGGATTTGCCAGGACTGTGACATGATCGGCCCCGAGGGAGGCTGTTTGAAAAGCACACTGGTGCCCATGGTCCAGGCCACCTTCCCAGACACGGCTGTCACCAAGCGAGTGAGGCTGGCCCTGCAG GCGCAGCCCGTGCCCGACGAGCTGGTGACAAAGCTGCTGGGGAACCAAGCAACCTTCAGCCCCATCGTCACGGTGGAGCCGCGCCGGAGGAAGTTCCACCGCCCCATCGGCCTCCGCATCCCACTGCCACCGTCCTGGAAAGACAACCCCCGAGACAGCGGCGAGGGTGACACCACGAGCCTGCgcctgctctgcagtgtgaTCG gagggacagCCCAAGCCCAGTGGGAAGACATAACAGGCACCACGAAGCTGATCTATGAAAACGAGTGTGCTAACTTTACCACCAACGTGTCTGCGAG GTTCTGGCTGGCCGACTGCCCGCGCACAGCCGAGGCCGTGCACTTTGCCACCATGCTGTACAAGGAGCTGACGGCCGTGCCCTACATGGCCAAGTTCGTGGTGTTTGCCAAGATGAACGATGCCCGGGAGGGCCGGCTCCGCTGCTACTGCATGACTGATGACAAGGTGGACAAGACTTTAGAGCAGCATGAAAACTTCACCGAGGTGGCCCGCAGCAGGGACATTGAG GTGGTGGAGGGGATGCCTTTGCATGTTGAGCTCTCAGGGAACCTGGTGCCCGTCAAGAAGGCCACTCAGCCCCGCACCTTGCTCTTCCAGTCCTTCAGGGAGAACTGTCTAGCCATCCCCATCAAG GTTCGGGACAGCAGCCGGGAAGCCAGCGGTTCCCTGTCTTTCTTGCGCAAGGCCATGAAGTATGAGGACCTCCAGCATGTGCTGTGCCACCTGAACATCAGCATCCCACCCTGCAGCAAG ggaagtGGCAGTGAGGAGCGGAGGAGGACGCTGACGCTGTTGTCTCTGCGGGAGCGATACAGCATGCTAAGTGAGACCAGTTTCG gCTCCCTGAGCAGCACGGACAAGGCAGACCAGAAGATAGTCGACATAGCAGAGCAATTGGGCCTCAGCTGGGCTG AGCTGGCACGTGAGCTGCAGTTTGGGGTGGATGAGATCAACAGGATACGCGTGGAGAACCCCAACtccctgctggagcagagcttaGCCTTACTCAACCTCTGGGTCAGCCGCGAGGGCAAGAGTGTCAACA TGGAGAGTCTGTACACGGCGCTGCGGAACATCGACCGCGGCGAGATtgtcaacatgctggagggcTCCGGGAGGCAGAGCCGCAGCCTGAAGGGCAGCTGGCGCTACACGGAGAGGGACTATTCCCTGTCACCATCCCAGATGAATG GTTACGCTTCGCTGCAGGACGAGCTGCTGTCCCCTGCCTCCCTGCATTACACGCTGCCATCCCCGCTGCGCGCCGACCAGTACTGGAATGAGGTGGCCATCATGGATGCTATCCCCGTGGCTGCCACCGAGCAGGATGCCCTGATGGAGATGTCCGACATGCAGGTGTGGTCCTCGGGGCTCACCCCCTCACTGGTGACTGCTGAGGACTCCTCTCTGGAGTGCAGCAAGGCTGAGGACTCGGATGCCACAAGCGAAGGCCGGTTCCCAGGGCAGCTTCTAGCAGATGCGCATGGCCCAGACCACATGGGCTCTATGGACCTGGTTGAGGATGACACAGTGGACTCAGATGCTATGAATGGCCTGATTGACCTTCTAGAGCAGGAGGAGGGGCAGAGGCCAGAGGGGAAGATACCAACCGGTGATCGCCAGACAGAGACTGGGGAACAAGAACCGGAGAGTGAAGtctcttttgtttcagttcagcAGAAGGTGCAAGCCAGGATCACAACATCACCTACCATTACCCACATCATGGAGAGGAGCGAAGACAG GCTGAGGGACTGGAATGCAGAAGGCTCCTTTATCTCCTGCCTACAGGACCTGACAGAGGGCTCCTGGCAGGAGGGGGTCACCCGAAGCCTGCTCCCAGCGCACACCACGGCCTCCGGGGCACAGGGCCAGGAGCAAGAGCAGGTCCTGGTGCCGGCCGTGGAGCTGATGCGGGTCAGCTCCACAGAGGACAGCGActggcagccccagcaccccacaggcagctggcaggaggaggcagacagccacttctttgggcaagtGAGG GGGAATGAAGTCCTTCACCTCCCTGGAGAGCAGGTGACGGAGGAGCAGTTCACGGATGATCACGGCAATATCATCACCAAGAAG